One stretch of Nicotiana tabacum cultivar K326 chromosome 18, ASM71507v2, whole genome shotgun sequence DNA includes these proteins:
- the LOC107790791 gene encoding uncharacterized protein LOC107790791, producing MGTLVGHVAPGFGFFLLGIWHLINHIRLHALHPKSYISLPWFPTPRTRYLELFLIMGSCLASISMELFIGPKKHQPLDFDGTIPSNHLHNFEHSNISLTFFVYALFTIIFDKITPSPHAKYELTQFLGAIAFGQQLLLFHLHSTDHMGVEGQYHWLLQIVIFVSLATTLLGIPFPKSFLNSFVRSYSIMFQGIWLMVMGFMLWTPKFIPKGCFINLEEGHKVVRCHNHEDLERAKSLVNIQFSWYLVGITIFCVTLYLVMIKSFQEKVEYQSLNSKFEEQEDDLEDVEAQKTSKNNVESNRFLEMGKIFASPSDMER from the coding sequence ATGGGTACTTTGGTAGGGCATGTAGCACCAGGATTTGGCTTCTTTTTACTTGGTATTTGGCATTTGATTAACCATATTAGGTTACATGCTTTGCACCCAAAATCCTACATTTCTTTGCCATGGTTTCCAACTCCAAGAACTAGGTACTTGGAACTTTTCTTGATTATGGGTAGTTGCTTAGCCTCTATATCTATGGAACTTTTTATTGGTCCTAAAAAACACCAACCTCTAGATTTTGATGGAACTATCCCTTCTAACCATCTACACAATTTTGAACATTCAAATATTTCCCTAACTTTCTTTGTTTACGCACTTTTTACCATAATCTTTGACAAAATTACACCTTCACCCCATGCAAAATATGAGCTCACACAATTTCTTGGAGCTATTGCTTTTGGTCAACAACTTCTTCTTTTCCATCTTCATTCTACTGACCATATGGGAGTTGAAGGACAATACCATTGGCTACTCCAAATTGTTATTTTTGTATCTTTAGCCACTACACTTTTGGGAATTCCTTTTCCTAAAAGTTTCTTGAATAGTTTTGTGAGATCTTATAGTATTATGTTTCAAGGAATTTGGCTTATGGTCATGGGATTTATGCTTTGGACACCTAAATTTATCCCAAAAGGCTGTTTTATAAACTTAGAAGAAGGTCATAAAGTGGTTAGGTGCCATAAtcatgaagatcttgaaagagcAAAATCTTTAGTAAATATTCAATTTAGTTGGTATTTAGTTGGGATCACAATTTTTTGTGTCACACTTTACTTAGTTATGATCAAGAGTTTCCAAGAGAAAGTTGAGTATCAATCTTTGAATAGCAAATTTGAGGAACAAGAAGATGATTTGGAGGATGTTGAAGCTCAGAAAACAAGCAAAAATAATGTTGAGTCAAATAGGTTTCTTGAAATGGGGAAAATATTTGCATCACCATCAGATATGGAAAGgtga